From Bacillus basilensis, a single genomic window includes:
- the kinB gene encoding sporulation sensor histidine kinase KinB — protein MELIRDLMIQIAIIILPLFLYEAIRLNRYQEMPPKPNRYFIMFLSSITLVLSMTYSICFGDVCGYNFHPIPIVSGFLYGGIVGLVPAVIFVAYEWALKGMSLLPIIEVIFLLIVPLFLSKKWSLFSREKKLIFAFMISSLYVLVSLVIGMITVLLETGFTPYISHLYSGYIFASLIMVMTMVFQVYLTEYLNENAILRTEMQKSEKLNIVSELAASVAHEVRNPLTVVRGFIQLLESTEDVKNKDYMRLVLAELDRAEQIISDYLNLARPQIEKKEHICLSAQLIEMTTLMSSFAAMQGVYLQVEISESLYTIGDKTKLKQAIMNVVKNGIEAIQGNKGYLKVTAIQKDETIVIRVKDSGVGMTKEQLARLGQPYYSLKEKGTGLGLMVTFSILQAHNGTLEYKSESGKGTEAIIILPAVRNKE, from the coding sequence ATGGAGCTGATCCGTGATCTAATGATCCAAATTGCCATCATTATTTTGCCGCTATTTTTATATGAAGCGATTCGTTTAAATCGTTATCAAGAAATGCCTCCGAAGCCTAACCGCTACTTTATTATGTTTTTATCCAGTATTACACTCGTTCTCTCCATGACATACTCTATTTGTTTTGGTGACGTTTGTGGGTATAACTTTCACCCAATCCCGATTGTTAGTGGTTTTCTATATGGTGGGATTGTTGGTTTAGTCCCGGCCGTTATTTTTGTTGCATATGAATGGGCGCTAAAGGGAATGAGCCTTCTTCCAATCATAGAAGTAATATTTCTATTGATAGTTCCATTATTTTTATCAAAGAAATGGTCTCTATTTTCAAGGGAGAAGAAACTAATTTTTGCATTTATGATTTCATCATTGTACGTACTTGTTTCTTTAGTAATTGGAATGATTACCGTTCTGTTAGAAACGGGGTTTACACCGTATATTTCGCACCTATATAGCGGATATATATTTGCTTCGCTTATTATGGTTATGACAATGGTATTTCAGGTGTACTTAACAGAATATTTAAATGAAAATGCAATACTACGTACAGAGATGCAAAAGTCAGAAAAGCTTAATATTGTAAGTGAGTTAGCAGCAAGTGTTGCACATGAGGTTCGAAACCCGCTCACTGTTGTTCGTGGTTTTATTCAATTGCTAGAAAGTACGGAAGATGTGAAGAATAAGGATTATATGCGTCTCGTATTAGCCGAATTGGACCGGGCAGAACAAATTATTTCAGATTATTTGAATTTAGCAAGGCCACAAATTGAGAAAAAGGAACACATTTGTTTATCAGCACAATTAATAGAAATGACTACACTTATGTCATCATTTGCAGCGATGCAAGGTGTATATTTGCAAGTTGAGATTTCTGAAAGCCTTTATACGATTGGTGATAAGACGAAATTAAAGCAAGCAATTATGAATGTTGTTAAAAATGGTATTGAAGCAATTCAAGGAAATAAAGGATATTTAAAAGTAACGGCTATTCAAAAAGATGAAACGATTGTAATAAGGGTTAAAGATAGTGGTGTTGGAATGACGAAAGAACAGTTAGCAAGGCTGGGACAACCGTATTATTCTTTAAAAGAAAAAGGAACAGGATTAGGGCTTATGGTAACTTTTAGTATTTTACAAGCGCATAATGGTACGCTGGAATATAAAAGCGAAAGTGGGAAAGGCACTGAAGCGATTATTATATTGCCAGCTGTAAGAAATAAGGAATAA
- a CDS encoding PadR family transcriptional regulator: MSMKLVILGLLLEGDKHPYEVQHIMKERQMDCYIKYAKGSLYYAFEQLEKQGAISITTIVRDTNRPDKTIFHITEEGKRLFHTLLLKQFEAKNQIYKPIYSALSFAHFGDDQELVPILEKKKNDTIQYLHNMQTIYDCSKGQIPRAQLYILQSVIEHITVELQWLNTLLTDAVAGRLSEIDIDEDKEKAVKRQ, encoded by the coding sequence ATGAGCATGAAATTAGTCATTCTCGGCTTGCTACTCGAAGGGGATAAACATCCATATGAAGTGCAACACATCATGAAAGAAAGACAAATGGATTGTTATATTAAATATGCAAAAGGATCACTTTACTACGCCTTCGAGCAATTAGAAAAGCAAGGTGCAATTAGTATTACAACTATTGTTCGAGATACGAATAGACCAGATAAAACAATCTTTCATATAACAGAAGAAGGTAAACGGTTATTTCACACGTTACTATTAAAGCAATTCGAAGCAAAAAATCAAATATATAAACCAATTTATTCAGCACTCTCTTTCGCTCATTTTGGTGACGATCAAGAGTTAGTTCCTATTTTAGAAAAGAAGAAAAATGATACCATTCAATATTTACATAATATGCAAACTATTTATGATTGTAGCAAAGGACAAATTCCACGTGCTCAATTATATATTTTACAAAGCGTTATTGAACATATTACAGTTGAATTGCAATGGTTAAACACCCTCCTTACAGATGCAGTTGCAGGGCGGCTTTCAGAAATTGATATAGATGAAGATAAAGAAAAAGCTGTAAAAAGACAATAA
- the comJ gene encoding competence protein ComJ, which yields MELTISYSQLMLMNYDGEQPYVDWTDEDFERGYAKADGTVIFEALSDYTCEIKVTCGKHIEKEEVVRTVTVPFTVENECIVVTSILSNKFQIPIPNGEYTVVLQATPLEEPMDDELYKIQYEFFFESKE from the coding sequence ATGGAGTTAACAATTTCGTATTCGCAATTAATGTTGATGAACTATGACGGTGAGCAGCCTTATGTTGACTGGACGGATGAAGATTTTGAAAGAGGTTATGCGAAGGCGGATGGAACTGTTATTTTTGAAGCACTTTCTGATTATACTTGTGAAATAAAAGTAACTTGCGGGAAACATATTGAGAAAGAAGAAGTGGTTAGAACGGTTACAGTTCCTTTTACAGTTGAAAATGAATGTATCGTTGTAACAAGTATTCTTTCAAATAAATTTCAAATCCCTATTCCAAATGGTGAGTATACAGTTGTCTTACAAGCAACTCCTCTTGAAGAACCAATGGATGATGAATTATATAAAATACAATACGAATTCTTTTTTGAAAGTAAAGAATAA
- the metE gene encoding 5-methyltetrahydropteroyltriglutamate--homocysteine S-methyltransferase, whose product MAIQTSNLGYPRIGLQREWKKTLEAFWSNKIDKEQFLTTMKEIRLQHVKVQQEKGIELIPIGDFTYYDHVLDTAYMLGFIPSRFSEFTSYLDVYFAMARGSKDHVASEMTKWFNTNYHYIVPEYEEGLQISLKDNRPLRLYEEAKQELGVDGKPVILGPYTFLKLAKGYTQEQFATILKQLVAPYVQLLSELHAAGAQVIQVDEPIFASLTKEEIQQAKEIYEAIRKEVPNATLLLQTYFDSVEENYEEIITFPVSGIGLDFIHGKEGNLHAISKYGFPADKTLAVGCIDGRNIWRADLDEVLTLFTTLQKQVQTKDFIVQPSCSLLHTPIDKTEEIHLSTELFDALAFANQKLEELVLIHSALTQGIESISNELETYRNVHHTIRSSAARNREDVKAARTALKEEDFSRPLPFEKRYELQQVALELPLLPTTTIGSFPQTTEVRQTRKEWRNGVISNEQYEQFIEKETEKWIRYQEEIGLDVLVHGEFERTDMVEYFGERLAGFSFTKNGWVQSYGSRCVKPPVIYGDVAFINGMTIKETVYAQSLTEKVVKGMLTGPVTILNWSFVRNDIPRKEVSYQIALALRHEIELLESSGIRVIQVDEPALREGMPLKEKDWDAYITWAVQSFLLATSSVANETQIHTHMCYSNFEDIVDAIRALDADVISIETSRSHGEFIDTLKHTTYEKGIGLGVYDIHSPRVPSKDEMYKIVEQSLKVCDPKYFWINPDCGLKTRRTEEVIPALEHMVQAAKDARSLLKTNA is encoded by the coding sequence ATGGCAATTCAAACAAGTAACTTAGGTTATCCACGTATCGGACTACAACGAGAGTGGAAAAAAACATTGGAAGCTTTTTGGTCCAATAAAATTGATAAAGAACAATTTTTAACAACGATGAAAGAAATTCGCCTTCAACACGTAAAAGTACAGCAGGAAAAAGGGATTGAACTCATTCCAATTGGCGATTTTACATATTATGATCACGTTTTGGATACTGCTTATATGCTAGGATTTATCCCATCACGTTTTTCTGAGTTTACATCTTACCTTGATGTATATTTTGCAATGGCGCGTGGCTCTAAAGATCACGTAGCTTCCGAAATGACAAAATGGTTTAATACAAACTATCATTATATCGTTCCTGAATATGAAGAGGGATTACAAATCTCTTTAAAAGATAACCGTCCACTTCGCTTATACGAAGAGGCAAAACAAGAATTAGGAGTAGATGGAAAGCCTGTTATTTTAGGACCATATACTTTCTTGAAATTAGCTAAAGGTTATACACAAGAACAATTTGCTACTATTTTAAAACAGTTAGTTGCACCTTACGTACAACTGCTTTCAGAACTACATGCAGCTGGTGCACAAGTCATTCAAGTTGATGAACCAATTTTCGCTTCTTTAACGAAAGAAGAAATTCAACAAGCAAAAGAAATTTATGAAGCTATTCGTAAAGAAGTTCCAAATGCGACTCTTCTTTTACAAACATATTTTGATAGTGTAGAAGAAAACTATGAAGAAATTATTACATTCCCAGTATCAGGTATTGGATTAGATTTCATTCATGGTAAAGAAGGAAATCTACATGCTATTTCAAAATATGGATTCCCAGCTGATAAAACTTTAGCTGTCGGTTGTATAGATGGCCGTAACATTTGGAGAGCTGACCTTGATGAAGTTCTTACGTTATTTACAACGTTACAAAAACAAGTCCAAACGAAAGATTTCATCGTTCAGCCTTCTTGTAGCTTATTGCATACACCAATCGATAAAACAGAAGAAATTCACTTATCGACCGAGCTATTTGATGCGTTAGCATTTGCAAATCAAAAATTAGAAGAGCTAGTTCTCATTCATTCTGCTCTGACTCAAGGTATAGAAAGCATTAGTAATGAGCTGGAAACATATCGAAACGTACATCATACAATTCGTTCATCTGCTGCACGTAACCGAGAAGATGTTAAAGCAGCACGAACAGCACTAAAAGAAGAAGATTTTTCACGTCCTCTTCCATTTGAAAAACGATATGAATTACAACAAGTTGCCCTAGAGTTACCGTTGTTACCAACGACAACTATCGGTAGCTTCCCGCAAACAACTGAAGTTCGTCAAACGCGAAAAGAATGGCGTAACGGTGTTATTTCAAATGAACAATATGAACAATTTATTGAAAAAGAGACAGAAAAATGGATTCGTTACCAAGAAGAAATTGGTCTTGATGTTCTTGTTCATGGCGAGTTTGAAAGAACTGACATGGTTGAATATTTCGGCGAGCGCCTTGCTGGTTTCTCATTCACTAAAAACGGTTGGGTACAATCATACGGTTCCCGCTGCGTAAAACCACCTGTTATTTATGGTGATGTAGCCTTTATTAACGGAATGACTATTAAGGAAACTGTTTATGCACAAAGCTTAACAGAGAAAGTTGTAAAAGGAATGTTAACTGGACCTGTTACGATTTTAAATTGGTCCTTCGTTCGAAATGACATTCCAAGAAAAGAAGTTTCGTATCAAATCGCATTAGCTCTTCGTCATGAAATTGAACTACTTGAATCTTCCGGAATTCGAGTAATCCAGGTCGATGAGCCAGCACTTCGTGAAGGAATGCCACTAAAAGAAAAAGATTGGGACGCTTATATTACATGGGCAGTACAATCCTTCCTTTTAGCAACTTCTTCTGTAGCAAATGAAACACAAATTCATACTCATATGTGTTACAGTAACTTTGAAGATATTGTTGACGCGATTCGCGCATTAGATGCAGATGTGATTTCTATTGAAACATCAAGAAGCCACGGCGAATTTATTGATACATTAAAACATACAACATATGAAAAAGGCATCGGTCTAGGTGTATATGATATTCATAGCCCACGTGTACCAAGCAAAGATGAAATGTATAAAATCGTAGAACAATCTTTAAAAGTATGCGATCCTAAATATTTCTGGATTAATCCTGATTGTGGTTTAAAAACGAGAAGAACAGAAGAAGTTATTCCAGCTCTAGAACATATGGTGCAAGCAGCAAAAGATGCTCGTTCCCTACTAAAAACAAACGCATAA
- a CDS encoding MDR family MFS transporter codes for MESQLSKKDSNKTKFVVAGLLLGILMAAMDNTIVATAMATIVGDLGGFDKFVWVTSAYMVATMAGMPIFGKLSDMYGRKRFYIGGLILFLFGSALCGTASSIEQLSIYRAIQGIGGGALMPIAFTIMYDIFPPEKRGKMTGLFGAVFGTSSVFGPLLGAYITDYIGWHWVFYINIPLGLISFFFITKYYSESLEFRKQKIDWAGAITLVISIVCLMFALELGGKEYAWNSTVIIGLFTTVVIMLIIFFFVERKATEPIISFHLFKKPLFAASQGVAFFYGAAFIICTVYIPIFVQGVLGGSASNAGLILTPMMVGSVIGSQTGGQLASRTSYRNIMMASGVFFVLGIYLLSTLTMDTPRLLVTLFMVLAGLGVGFSFSVLSMSSIHKLEMRDRGSATSTNSFFRSLGMTLGVTIFGTIQNHIFTDKLNTLFPPELAKLAPKGGDTSFLLSPGATDKIPAEILTGIKEALATSIASTFFWALIPAVLSIICILLMGNERLFTGPKTKQKQKQVS; via the coding sequence TTGGAATCTCAATTATCAAAAAAAGACTCCAACAAGACAAAATTTGTTGTTGCTGGTTTACTACTTGGTATTTTAATGGCGGCAATGGATAATACAATCGTTGCAACAGCAATGGCAACGATTGTTGGAGACCTAGGAGGATTTGACAAGTTCGTTTGGGTAACGTCTGCATATATGGTAGCAACAATGGCAGGGATGCCAATCTTTGGAAAACTTTCTGATATGTACGGACGGAAACGTTTTTATATTGGTGGCCTCATTCTTTTCTTATTCGGTTCTGCACTTTGCGGAACAGCATCTAGTATTGAGCAGCTAAGTATTTATAGAGCAATTCAAGGGATTGGTGGCGGCGCTCTTATGCCTATCGCCTTCACAATTATGTACGATATATTCCCACCAGAAAAGCGTGGAAAAATGACAGGGCTATTCGGTGCGGTTTTTGGGACATCTAGTGTATTTGGACCTTTATTAGGTGCTTATATTACAGACTATATAGGTTGGCATTGGGTCTTCTATATTAATATTCCATTAGGACTTATCTCCTTCTTCTTCATTACGAAATACTACAGTGAATCTCTAGAATTTAGAAAACAAAAAATTGATTGGGCCGGCGCTATTACACTTGTTATTAGTATCGTTTGCTTAATGTTCGCCTTAGAACTTGGTGGTAAAGAATACGCATGGAATTCCACTGTAATTATCGGTTTATTTACAACAGTTGTTATTATGCTTATTATTTTCTTCTTCGTCGAACGAAAAGCAACTGAGCCTATCATTTCGTTCCATCTATTTAAAAAACCTTTATTCGCAGCTAGCCAAGGAGTTGCCTTTTTCTATGGCGCCGCTTTTATCATCTGTACCGTATATATTCCGATCTTCGTTCAAGGTGTTCTCGGCGGTTCAGCCTCAAATGCTGGATTGATTTTAACACCTATGATGGTCGGCTCTGTAATTGGAAGTCAAACAGGTGGACAGTTAGCTTCTCGAACAAGTTATCGTAACATCATGATGGCATCTGGCGTTTTCTTCGTTCTTGGTATTTATTTACTAAGTACTTTAACAATGGACACACCACGTCTACTCGTAACGCTATTTATGGTTCTCGCTGGACTTGGAGTTGGTTTCTCATTCTCAGTTTTAAGTATGTCTTCTATCCACAAATTAGAAATGAGAGACCGTGGTTCTGCTACATCAACAAACTCATTCTTCCGTTCACTCGGTATGACTCTTGGTGTAACGATTTTCGGTACAATTCAAAATCATATTTTTACAGATAAACTAAACACTTTGTTCCCTCCTGAACTAGCTAAATTAGCACCAAAGGGCGGAGACACAAGTTTCTTATTATCACCAGGTGCTACCGATAAAATACCAGCTGAAATATTAACTGGTATTAAAGAAGCTCTCGCTACATCTATTGCCAGTACATTCTTCTGGGCACTTATCCCGGCTGTACTAAGCATTATTTGTATTTTACTTATGGGAAATGAACGCCTCTTTACAGGTCCAAAAACGAAACAAAAACAAAAGCAGGTAAGTTAG
- a CDS encoding DUF3967 domain-containing protein: MEAIYKTKDVTNKTGIPKHIVRKYSQLLEEHGYMISKTADARIYKLDDLKLLKSIHERAATLQEDISETIPIILKEKEAPPVPVIQDKQEIQPKEKEDGRNFEEFMLKLEMLAQLNEAIIHQNSTLITQNRLKDEKLDELMQQVYVKEGSQEKMLQELVDHAAQTDALQKEKMDLLMNHMYKRESKQEEKMNKLVNQIYNKDSNRDAQLMQVIREIQETKRMVAASKEQGFLQSFRSLFSRTKQEKTNE, translated from the coding sequence ATGGAAGCTATCTATAAAACGAAAGATGTCACGAATAAAACAGGCATCCCAAAACATATAGTTCGCAAATATAGTCAACTGTTAGAGGAACATGGTTATATGATTTCCAAAACAGCTGATGCCCGTATTTATAAACTGGATGATTTAAAACTATTGAAATCTATACATGAAAGAGCTGCTACATTGCAAGAAGATATTTCAGAAACGATACCAATTATTTTAAAAGAAAAAGAGGCCCCACCTGTACCAGTTATACAAGATAAGCAAGAAATACAACCGAAAGAAAAAGAAGATGGGCGTAACTTTGAGGAGTTCATGTTAAAACTTGAAATGCTCGCTCAATTAAATGAAGCAATTATTCATCAAAATTCTACCCTTATTACCCAAAATCGTTTAAAAGATGAAAAGCTAGATGAATTAATGCAACAAGTTTATGTAAAAGAAGGCTCTCAAGAAAAAATGCTACAAGAATTAGTGGATCATGCTGCTCAAACAGATGCCCTGCAGAAAGAAAAGATGGACTTATTAATGAATCATATGTATAAACGAGAATCTAAGCAAGAAGAAAAAATGAATAAACTCGTAAATCAAATTTATAACAAAGATAGTAATCGTGATGCACAACTTATGCAAGTTATTCGTGAAATTCAAGAAACAAAAAGAATGGTTGCTGCCTCAAAAGAGCAAGGATTCTTGCAATCATTTAGAAGCTTATTTAGCCGAACAAAACAAGAAAAAACAAATGAATAA
- the malD gene encoding maltosaccharide ABC transporter permease MalD: MNIKRQKMLRLSLSYFVIFVMCAIIFYPLLWIIGSSFNPGDSLSGSSIIPQNATLDHYRKLLDLENSNYLLWYKNTLKVSVLTMIFSVLAISFTAYAFSRYRFVGRKNGLLTFLILQMIPNFAALIALYVLAQLTGLIDTHLALILIYVGGAIPMNTWLMKGYFDTIPKELDESARMDGAGHFRIFWQIIMPLAKPIVAVVALFTFIGPFTDFILASIILRTPENYTLAVGLYEMVAKKFGNEFTTFAAGSVLIAIPISILFLSLQKYFISGLTAGGTKG, translated from the coding sequence ATGAATATTAAAAGACAAAAGATGTTACGTCTCTCATTAAGTTATTTCGTTATTTTCGTAATGTGTGCCATCATTTTCTATCCATTATTATGGATTATTGGCTCATCGTTTAATCCGGGTGATAGTTTATCTGGATCAAGTATTATCCCACAAAATGCAACGTTAGATCATTATCGTAAGTTATTAGATTTAGAGAATAGTAATTATTTACTATGGTATAAAAACACATTAAAAGTAAGTGTTTTAACGATGATTTTCTCAGTGTTAGCAATTAGCTTTACTGCTTATGCATTTTCAAGATACCGTTTTGTAGGAAGAAAAAATGGTTTATTAACATTTTTAATTCTGCAAATGATTCCAAACTTTGCAGCGTTAATCGCTCTATATGTATTAGCGCAGTTAACAGGATTAATTGATACGCACCTTGCATTAATTTTAATTTATGTAGGCGGGGCAATCCCAATGAATACATGGCTTATGAAGGGATATTTTGATACAATTCCGAAAGAATTGGATGAGTCAGCTCGTATGGATGGGGCAGGACATTTCCGTATTTTTTGGCAAATCATTATGCCACTTGCAAAGCCAATCGTAGCAGTTGTAGCGCTATTCACTTTCATCGGTCCATTTACAGATTTCATTTTAGCGAGTATTATTTTGCGCACACCAGAAAATTATACTTTAGCAGTTGGATTATATGAAATGGTAGCGAAGAAATTTGGTAATGAATTTACAACGTTTGCAGCGGGTTCAGTATTGATTGCAATCCCAATTTCAATTTTATTCCTATCACTACAAAAATACTTTATCTCTGGTTTAACTGCTGGAGGTACGAAAGGATGA
- the nucA gene encoding DNA-entry nuclease → MKQLKGIIISIIAILSIVVAVYEVLIPEETSTKKTNAYDQVLEFPKERYPETGKHITDAIKEGHSEVCTIDRGGAADRRKLSLAPYPSKKGYDRDEWPMAMCKEGGKGAHIEYISPADNRGAGSWVGNKLDKYPDGTRVKFDVK, encoded by the coding sequence ATGAAGCAATTAAAAGGTATTATCATTTCAATTATTGCAATTCTTTCTATTGTAGTAGCGGTTTATGAAGTACTTATTCCAGAGGAAACAAGTACAAAAAAAACAAATGCGTATGATCAAGTTCTAGAATTTCCGAAAGAGAGATATCCAGAAACCGGGAAACATATTACGGATGCGATAAAAGAAGGACATTCAGAAGTTTGTACAATCGACCGTGGTGGTGCTGCGGATAGAAGAAAATTATCGTTAGCTCCATACCCATCAAAAAAAGGGTATGATCGTGATGAATGGCCAATGGCGATGTGTAAAGAAGGCGGAAAAGGAGCACATATCGAATATATAAGTCCAGCAGATAACCGCGGAGCAGGGTCTTGGGTAGGGAATAAGCTAGATAAATACCCAGATGGTACGCGTGTGAAATTTGACGTAAAGTAG
- a CDS encoding aminotransferase A, whose product MEQFINPRVKDIQISGIRQFSNMIQNYDNLISLTIGQPDFPTPSLVKEAAKRAITENYTSYTHNAGLLELRKAACNFVKDNYDLHYSPENETIVTIGASEAIDVAFRTILEPGTEVILPAPIYPGYEPIIRLCGATPIFIDVRETGFRLTAEALENAITEKTRCVVLPYPSNPTGVTLSKEELQDIVDVLKDKNIFVLSDEIYSELVYEQTHTSIAHFPEMREKTIVINGLSKSHSMTGWRIGLLFAPSYLAGHILKVHQYNVTCATSIAQYAAIEALTAAKDAPKMMCHQYKKRRDYVYNRLIQMGLTVEKPTGAFYLFPYVGHLTSSSFDFALDLVKEAGLAVVPGTAFSEYGEGYLRLSYAYSIETLKEGCDRLEAFLQQKAKS is encoded by the coding sequence ATGGAACAATTCATTAACCCTAGAGTGAAGGACATCCAAATTTCTGGAATCCGTCAATTCTCTAACATGATTCAAAACTATGATAATCTTATCTCTTTAACAATTGGTCAACCTGATTTTCCTACACCTTCTCTTGTAAAAGAAGCGGCAAAACGGGCTATTACAGAAAATTATACAAGCTATACACATAACGCTGGTTTACTAGAATTGCGCAAGGCAGCTTGTAACTTTGTAAAAGATAACTACGATTTACATTATTCACCTGAAAACGAAACCATCGTTACAATCGGTGCCAGTGAAGCAATTGATGTTGCATTTCGAACGATTTTAGAGCCAGGAACAGAAGTCATTTTACCTGCCCCTATTTATCCAGGATACGAACCGATTATTCGCTTATGCGGCGCTACACCTATTTTTATCGATGTTCGTGAAACTGGCTTCCGTTTAACAGCCGAAGCACTAGAAAATGCTATTACTGAAAAAACAAGATGCGTCGTACTGCCGTATCCTTCTAATCCAACTGGTGTAACTTTATCGAAAGAAGAACTGCAAGATATTGTAGATGTTTTAAAAGATAAAAACATTTTCGTCCTTTCTGATGAAATTTATAGCGAACTTGTATATGAACAAACGCATACATCTATTGCTCATTTCCCAGAAATGCGTGAAAAGACTATCGTCATTAACGGTTTATCAAAATCTCACTCTATGACTGGCTGGCGTATCGGTCTATTATTCGCACCAAGCTATTTAGCTGGACATATATTAAAAGTTCATCAATACAACGTAACGTGCGCTACTTCAATTGCTCAATATGCTGCAATTGAAGCATTAACAGCTGCTAAAGATGCACCAAAAATGATGTGCCACCAATACAAAAAACGCCGTGATTACGTATATAATAGACTCATCCAAATGGGCTTAACAGTTGAAAAGCCAACAGGTGCATTTTACTTATTCCCATATGTTGGACATTTAACATCTTCATCATTTGATTTTGCACTTGACCTTGTCAAAGAAGCTGGACTCGCCGTCGTTCCTGGAACAGCATTTTCTGAATATGGTGAGGGTTATCTTCGCTTATCCTATGCGTATAGTATCGAAACTTTAAAAGAAGGCTGTGACCGTTTAGAAGCCTTCCTACAACAAAAAGCTAAGAGTTAA
- the malR gene encoding maltose operon transcriptional repressor MalR, whose product MTVTIKDVAKKANVAPSTVSRVIADNPSISEKTKRRVRKVMSELGYHPNLNARNLANQTTKTLGLVMPSSASKAFQNPFFPEVIRGISSFAHVEGYALYMSTGETEDEIFNGVVKMVQGRQIGGIILLYSRENDRIIQYLHKQNFPFVLIGKPYDRKEEITYVDNDNYTAAREVAEYLISLGHKQIAFIGGGSDLLVTRDRLAGMSDALKLADIILPKEYILHFDFSRESGQQAVEELMGLKQPPTAIIATDDLIGLGVLSALSKKGFVVPKDVSIVSFNNALLSEIASPPLSTVDVNIYQLGYEAAKALVDKVENAESTAKCIIIPHKLLKRQTCDHYA is encoded by the coding sequence ATGACAGTTACAATTAAAGATGTGGCGAAGAAGGCGAATGTAGCACCATCTACCGTTTCTCGTGTAATTGCTGATAATCCAAGTATAAGTGAAAAAACAAAGCGTCGTGTTCGGAAAGTAATGAGTGAACTAGGGTATCATCCCAATTTAAACGCAAGAAACCTAGCTAACCAAACAACAAAAACACTTGGTCTTGTGATGCCAAGTTCTGCAAGTAAAGCTTTTCAAAATCCGTTTTTCCCAGAAGTTATAAGAGGGATTAGTTCATTTGCACATGTGGAAGGGTATGCACTTTATATGTCGACAGGTGAAACGGAAGATGAAATTTTTAATGGTGTTGTAAAGATGGTGCAGGGGCGCCAAATTGGTGGCATTATTCTTTTATATTCAAGAGAGAATGATCGGATTATTCAATATTTGCATAAACAAAATTTCCCGTTTGTATTAATTGGGAAACCATATGATCGAAAAGAAGAAATTACATATGTAGATAATGACAATTATACAGCTGCAAGAGAAGTAGCAGAATATTTGATTTCATTAGGTCATAAACAAATCGCGTTCATCGGCGGTGGATCTGATTTACTTGTAACGAGAGATCGTTTGGCTGGAATGAGTGATGCTTTGAAATTAGCTGATATTATATTGCCGAAAGAGTATATTTTACATTTTGATTTTTCAAGAGAAAGTGGTCAACAAGCCGTGGAGGAATTAATGGGGCTGAAGCAACCGCCGACAGCAATTATCGCAACGGATGACTTGATTGGACTTGGTGTGTTAAGTGCACTTTCTAAAAAAGGCTTCGTTGTACCGAAGGATGTCTCTATTGTAAGCTTCAACAATGCTTTATTATCAGAAATTGCGAGTCCGCCACTTTCGACAGTTGATGTGAATATATATCAACTAGGATATGAAGCAGCAAAAGCTTTAGTTGATAAAGTAGAGAATGCAGAATCTACTGCAAAGTGTATTATTATTCCGCATAAATTACTGAAGCGTCAAACTTGTGATCATTATGCATAA